From Passer domesticus isolate bPasDom1 chromosome 20, bPasDom1.hap1, whole genome shotgun sequence, one genomic window encodes:
- the BAIAP2 gene encoding brain-specific angiogenesis inhibitor 1-associated protein 2 isoform X6 has protein sequence MLTQKLPLWQQSCSDPNKIPDRAIQLMQQMAASSNGTIMPSPLSTSKSNLIISDPIPGAKPLPVPPELAPFVGRMSAQEAMPVMNGVSGSDSDGYNHWSEMKPAQPKSLSPPQPQKQLSDSYSNTLPVRKNVAPKNSYASAENKTLPRSSSMAAGLERNGRTRVQAIFSHAAGDNSTLLSFKEGDLITLLVPEARDGWHYGESEKTKMRGWFPFSYTRVLDNDGSERVHTSLQQGKSSSTGNLLDKDDISIPPPDYGMASQAFPAQGSNTFKQRPYSVAVPAFSQGLDDYGTRSVNRNPFANVQLKPTVTNDRSAPLIS, from the exons ATGCTGACACAGAAGCTGCCACTGTGGCAGCAGTCCTGCTCGGACCCCAACAAGATCCCGGACCGCGCCATACAGCTGATGCAGCAGATGGCTGCCAGCAGCAATGGCACCATCATGCCCAGCCCTCTGTCCACATCCAAGTCCAACCTCATCATCTCTGATCCCATCCCTGGTGCCAAacctctccctgtccccccggAGCTGGCACCTTTTGTAGGA CGCATGTCAGCACAGGAGGCCATGCCAGTGATGAACGGAGTCTCAGGCTCTGACAGCGACGGGTACAACCACTGGTCTGAGATGaagccagcacagcccaaatctttatctcctccccagcctcagaAGCAGCTGAGTGACTCTTACTCCAATACACTCCCAGTTCGCAAAAACGTGGCACCGAAAAACAGCTATGCCTCAG CTGAAAACAAGACACTGCCACGCTCCAGCTCCATGGCCGCCGGGCTCGAGAGGAACGGCCGGACGAGGGTGCAGGCGATTTTCTCGCACGCTGCTGGGGATAACAGCACCCTCCTGAGCTTCAAGGAGGGGGACCTCATCACACTGCTGGTGCCCGAGGCCCGGGACGGCTGGCACTACGGAGAGAGCGAGAAAACCAAAAT gaggggctggttTCCTTTCTCCTACACACGGGTCCTTGACAATGATGGCAGTGAGCGGGTCCACACCAG cctgcagcaagggaagagcagcagcactggcaacctgctggacaaggatgacatctCCATCCCGCCGCCAGACTATGGCATGGCCTCGCAGGCCTTCCCGGCACAGGGCAGCAACACCTTCAAGCAGCGGCCGTACAGCGTGGCCGTGCCCGCCTTCTCCCAG GGTCTCGATGACTACGGGACGAGGTCTGTCAACAG